The genomic segment ACTCTGATTTAGACTCCCATACATACGAAGTAAATGATCTATTCGTTCCCTATCTGCATTTGGTCATATTTTTCTCATTAAGAATTTATACCTTTTTTATCTTATTTGTCAAATAGAAATCTTGGCAATTCTCTGATTTTCCGAGTCCCGTCTTGAGGCAACCCAAAGACCGGAATCTTCCCTCAACAAACGCTTTTGTAGTGGCGAAGAGGTGGATATTCATATTGGCATAAAGTATAAAATTATATACTTGTTTGAAAATGCAGATTCTCACATGTATATTTTTTAACGCTTAGCAAGAAGGATCGTCTTTTGAGGATGATATTACAAACTGTTTCTATTCATTTTTACCAAAGCAACAAAAACATCGTAAGCGCTCTGCGATCTATCAAGTATGGATTTTAACCATTGTATACTAAACACCTCATTATTTGCAGATTTTTGCATACGAAATCAAATTTCAGTTGTTCTATACATATAGGGTATTTCTACCTGTTGGTCAAGATGATGAACGCTGTCTTGATATGATCATCCAAAAAATCCTGTCTCCAAACCATTCAGCGTTAGTTCTGAAATGTTTCCATAAAAATCATACAGTCATCGTTCAGGCTCTGTTTGTCATATTTTTTTTATTCAGAACCTATCTCAATAGTTTGCTGTTTTGAGAAGGCGTTCATACTCTTGTATGCTAAAACTCTGTCTTTTATAAGCATCAGGATGGGGTAGTACTCATCCGTTACAGAGACAATATGCCATAGCAATTATTGGTGAAACAAGAGTCATAGGCCTATCTGGATATTTTTCTTGCTGCCCAGATCAATTAGATTGTATAAAATTATGCGTTTCTGATGGCCTAAATTGTAGCTTCCGTTCGATATCATCTGATGAGATGTTTGCATCAAGTAGTCAGTTATAAAATTTTATAAAATCTGACTGAGAAATAACTCTGTTACTCATTCCAAAAGAACTTCCTGGTATATTCACCCATCCTAAAGCTGGGATTTGACTAAATTTTTCCTCAGGACTCACTATTGGTACTACCAGATCTGCGTCAGTTCATACAATTTGACGAATTATTTGTCTGTCCTCATCTGAAAAATGTTCCAACCAAGCATAAGGACTGCTTGGATTTTTGGTACTATGAGTTCTATATTCACCCTCTTGTCGACAGCAATCATCACTCTTATAATTTTTCTTTTTCCAAAATTCGAATAATCTTGGATCTATACCCTCTTTTACGCAGAGTTGATAATCAATCGTTTCATCAGCAATCCTCTGTCATTCTATAGATTGAACAGCAAAGTGAATGATAGTTCGCGTAAGTTTAACAGAGTCTCTTACTGCTACTCCTTTGGCATCTTCATACATTTTCTTATACCTCGAAAATCTATTATCTTGACTATCAGAATCCCCTTCAGCTTGTATTTTTCTTTCCAGTTCATCCTCAAAGATTCAAATTCTTTCTCATATTGACCATTTTTTATACCAGTATGGTATTTTCATGATAGAATGGACAACTCAAAATATATGTCTCCTCAAAAAGTATACTCTGTATTCAGGAAGCATTTTCCTAAGAAATGAGGACTGAAAAACTCCATTTGTTTCTTTCAGTAAAGCATGCTTTTTGGCTCCCATATGATCAAAGAATTCCCCCACATCACGATCTTGCATAATTTGCTCAGTCTCGTCCGCTCAAATTATCCTGGAATGATAGAGGGGGTGACTAGGGTTACCAAATGTAGTTCTCAGTGGTTCATCATATATATCCAATTCGTATCAATTGTGCAATTCACGCGATATAAAAGTGGATCATGAGCGAGGTGTCGAGAGCAAGAGAACACTTGTCTTCTCTGGGCTACTTGGTTGATTGTCCATATTTTTGAATGAAATATAAAGTGATAGCTTCTTTATCAGGTGGAAAAATATCCTCTGGGATATCAGCTACTGAAAAGAACCTCCATTGATAACATTTTTCTGGTTCCATGAGCTTTATTTCTTCATTTTCGTAGGAGAATGTGAAATTATGATGAATAGAGTGAAAACGCGGTCACTCATAATTTGTAGTGCCTAAGAAAAACATCGTATCTGGGTCTAGCTCAATTCCTATTTCTTCATGCGCTTCTCTTACTGCAGACACGATTATATCTTCATCAGGTTCTCTGTGTCATCCTGGAAGCCCCCACATTCAGTCCCCAAAAACTGACTTTCTCTGACCAAGTAATAATTGTTTTTTGTCATTTATGACAAAGGTCATACTTCATTCTTTTATTGGTTTCATAGTAACTATGGGTTAATAAGTTCTAAAATAATATTCCTTGGCAACACCTCTACATCCTTTACTGGCTTACCTCTTGGATTATACAATTGCAATTCTCATGCGGGGATACGAGATTCTGTAAGAGGAGAGGTCTGAATATTTTTTACTCTGAAACCTAACTCTCATATAAATTCTCTCCACTGAGCTTCTGTCATAACGCCATATTGCTCCCTGAGCTCAAAAGCCCACCTCTCCTCTGACCGAGCAAATTTTATATGTCTCAAAAACTCATTTATTAACCACAGAGGTGAGGCGCCTATATCTGCATTTTGACCCTGTGCAGGAGCAAAATCTCATAAAAACCTTTTCCACTTACCTAACAAGCTCAATGTCTGAATTTCTCCTCAATTGTCAGTATCCTGCTCAGGAAATTCAAGTTTGAATTTCTGATGTGGATTATGTGGCATTGCGGGGTCCCTCCCCACGATGGTTCATCGTGATCTCATAATTCTTTGAAATTCTAAAAATACTTTTTTCAAAAACTGTTTATCAAATTTATCTCATCAATAGCTGTATAGCTCATGAATAACTGAAGAAAGTATAATAGTATCAATACTACCATTTTCTATCTGATGTAGCTGTGAAGCATCTCAACACATAAATTCTGCATCAATTCATTCAGCTTGCGCTCTTTCTCGAGCCTCAGCGATAAAAGAATCATCCAGATCAATTCATAAAAATTGATGGGAAGGAAAAGCTCGCTTGAGTCCAAGAACCAAATCACCACTACAACAACCTATATCAAGTATTCTTGATGATTCTTTACCCAATATAGCTCATATTCGGGGTACAAAAAAATCCATCTTTTTTTGTAGTCCTGCAGACATTCACCCCCTATAGGCATCGTAGTCCGGGTATGCTTTAGTTATTGGCATAAAGAATAGTGTGATAAAATGGCTTCATTTATTTCTGCAATACTATATCCTTGGGTGACCCTCATACTCGGACCAACTCAAACTTCTTGATTGTAGATATCCCTTATGCGTTCTAATACATCGTGAAACTGATCTCATCTCTTAAACATCCCTGACCTAATACTATCGATTCCGAGGAGAATTTGTATAAAAAATAAATTATATCATCATTCCTTTTGCATCTTCTCCATGAGCTTTCTTCATCAAACTATGATGCCTATTTTTTGAGATGTTGGTTGAGCAATCTCCTGTACTGCCTCTGATTCCCTGGGAACACCGTAGTTTCTATCTCAATGAGTTGTTACAAATAGATATCTTTTTGATGCAAATTCTTTTGGTGTTACAAAATGATAGTCTTGCCCCTCAAATTCTATCTCTTTTCAATGTGTATCTCTCCTAATCGGCCGATCTGTATCCAAAATAACTCTTACAAATTTCTCAGGTCTACAATTCAACAATCTTGTTTGCAAAGTTGTTTTTCATGAACCACTTGGTCAGTATATTCATACTAAATTCATAAGATGATTATAATCTATATTTATATTTGTCAAATAAATTGTTTACTCACCCCCCCCTCCCACAACAAACGCTTTTGTAGCGGCGAAGAGGTGGATGGGGATAAATACTATAACTTAGTAAGGTAAGAAAATTATTGCATCCAAATCTGAATTAGCATCAAAAAGTTCTTTAGGTAATGGAACATTTTCATCTCATTTCATACCGGATTTTAAGTCTCAAAACTGTAATGTGTGGGTATTGCAATAATTTCAACACTCTTGAGAAATATGTGCACTGTATTTTTTAAAGTTGCCCTCTGTATTAGGATATAGAAAGACCTCATATCCACCATAAGTGGATATAATTCTCTGTTTCACCTCTTTAATAATGTCTGATTCTTCAGAATACTTTGTATTAAACAGTATTATTATACCTTCCCACCCATTCTTGCTCTTAGGGCCTTTCCTTCAAAATGCTTGAAGTCATGGGATGGTCTTAAAGAATTTAACAGAACTCTGATCGTATGCATTTTCAAGGTTGTTCCGGAATGTCTCAAAAGAAATATCATCGTCTATCCAAGTAGCATCTACACCTATAATCTGCCATAAACTTGGGTCAATCTGCTTTTTGAACTTATTCTCATATCATGTAAAAAGTGGATTACATATGTTGAATTCTGTATCTTTACAGACTAAGTCTATACGTAATA from the Candidatus Gracilibacteria bacterium genome contains:
- a CDS encoding NUDIX domain-containing protein, which produces MKPIKEGSMTFVINDKKQLLLGQRKSVFGDGMWGLPGGHREPDEDIIVSAVREAHEEIGIELDPDTMFFLGTTNYEGPRFHSIHHNFTFSYENEEIKLMEPEKCYQWRFFSVADIPEDIFPPDKEAITLYFIQKYGQSTK
- a CDS encoding methyltransferase domain-containing protein: MPITKAYPDYDAYRGGMSAGLQKKMDFFVPRIGAILGKESSRILDIGCCSGDLVLGLKRAFPSHQFLGIDLDDSFIAEARERAQAEGIDAEFMCGDASQLHQIENGSIDTIILSSVIHELYSYGGDKFDKQFLKKVFLEFQRIMRSRGTIVGRDPAMPHNPHQKFKLEFPEQDTDNGGEIQTLSLLGKWKRFLGDFAPAQGQNADIGASPLWLINEFLRHIKFARSEERWAFELREQYGVMTEAQWREFIGELGFRVKNIQTSPLTESRIPAGELQLYNPRGKPVKDVEVLPRNIILELINP